GTCGATGGATCATGGTCTTTCTTGGCATGGTCATAAACATCTGTCTTGGAAGTATCTATGCATGGAGTGTCTTTGTTGAACCTCTTACTGACCATTTCTTTCTGGAACTTGGAATAGAAGTAACTGCAAACGAGGTTCTTCTTCCATTCTCTGTGTTTCTTGCAGCATTTGCCATAACAATGCCTCTGGCAGGAAGATATATTGATGAATGGGGTCCAAGAAAAGCCACAATCATTGGAGGTCTTCTTACAGGCTCTGGCTGGCTGCTTGCTTCTACCGTACAATCTGTTGAAATGCTTTATCTGGTATATGGTTTAGTTGGAGGCACCGGAGTTGGAATTGCTTACGGTGTTCCTGTTGCAGTCTCAGCACGCTGGTTTCCAGACAGGCGTGGAACTGCTGTAGGTATGACTGTACTTGGTTTTGGTTTTTCAGCATTTATCAGTGCAAATGCAGCAGGTTATCTTATTCCTTTAATTGGTGTTATGGATACTTTCAGATTTTTTGGCATAGTTTTTTTGATCGTGATAACTCTGTCAGCACTTCCCCTTAAATTTCCTCCTGCAGGATGGCTTCCAATAGGATATGCTGTTCAGGATTCCAGAGCTGATCACCTATCTGAATATACCAGAAGCGATATGGTCCGAACTTCCACTTTTTATGGTCTATGGATATGTTATTTTATTGGATGCCTTGCCGGACTTATGGCTATCTCGATTGCACAGCCTGTAGGCACACAGCTTGCTGGTGTTACTTCCGCACTGGCTACAACAATGGTTGGTGTTTTTGCTATATTCAATGGTGGAGGCAGGCCGGTATTTGGCTGGCTAACTGACCGCTTGCTGCCTGGAAGGGCTGCATTATTCTCATTTCTGCTCATTGCAGCAGCTTCATTTATGATCTGGATATTTCCTTCTCCTCTAACGTATGTAGTTGCCTTCAGTATTTTATGGGGATGTCTTGGAGGATGGCTTGCAATCGCGCCAACCGCCACAGCACATTATTTTGGGATATATGATTATCCAAGGTGCTATGGAGTTGTTTTTCTTGCATATGGCGGCGGAGCAATAGCTGGTCCCCAACTTGCCGGATTCATTAAAGTCAGTACAGGTGAATATATTGGAGTATTTCCATATGTGATTCTCCTGGCAATTGCAGGCGCGATTGTGGCCTATTTCCTTCTTCGACCTGTAAATGCTAAAAGATGAAAAAAAATCAGTTGATTCGGATTTTCCCTATTTGGTGGTCATTATCATTGGAGTGTATTCAGGATAGAAGCTGTGTAAATTTTTCATCAACTGTGATGTTCAGGTCAATTCCAAGATCCTGCGGTGTATAGCCAAAAGCAAGCCCTAAAAGCTGTGTATAGTGCAGTACAGGAATTCTGTATTCTGTACCTTTTAGATCATTTA
Above is a genomic segment from Methanosalsum zhilinae DSM 4017 containing:
- a CDS encoding L-lactate MFS transporter, which codes for MNSDPKKIDGTIFGLNAEKGRWIMVFLGMVINICLGSIYAWSVFVEPLTDHFFLELGIEVTANEVLLPFSVFLAAFAITMPLAGRYIDEWGPRKATIIGGLLTGSGWLLASTVQSVEMLYLVYGLVGGTGVGIAYGVPVAVSARWFPDRRGTAVGMTVLGFGFSAFISANAAGYLIPLIGVMDTFRFFGIVFLIVITLSALPLKFPPAGWLPIGYAVQDSRADHLSEYTRSDMVRTSTFYGLWICYFIGCLAGLMAISIAQPVGTQLAGVTSALATTMVGVFAIFNGGGRPVFGWLTDRLLPGRAALFSFLLIAAASFMIWIFPSPLTYVVAFSILWGCLGGWLAIAPTATAHYFGIYDYPRCYGVVFLAYGGGAIAGPQLAGFIKVSTGEYIGVFPYVILLAIAGAIVAYFLLRPVNAKR